A genomic region of Catalinimonas niigatensis contains the following coding sequences:
- a CDS encoding SusC/RagA family TonB-linked outer membrane protein — translation MRMNFTKLSLAGNMTILRFVVGCLLMTIFSYSNVMAQSRTLEGTVTSVEDGGPLPGVNVIVKGSTIGTVTDIEGKYSLNLPQAAETILFTFIGLKEQEVAINGRSVIDVAMTEDVSQLSEVVVTALGVEREERSLGYAVQEVKGEEFSEARETNVVNSLAGRVAGVQVTGASGNLGGSSRIILRGINSISGNNQPLFVIDGTPIDNSNYNTSGTELGSGGRDYGNTIQDINPDDIESMSILKGPSAAALYGSRASNGVILITTKKGKARKGIGVELSTNLTFNTPYILPDFQNEYGGGYKQTFDEYEGEPVVNYAADESWGPRMDGQLVRQWYSWYPDDPDFGQMTPFLPHPDNIRDFYETGKTFTNSVALSGGNETTLFRLSYTNTDQTGTLPNSSLVRNNLGFNGSTKLSERFTASTSINYARNRVDGVPGTGYGADAGNVVTSFNEWYQRQLDTEKLKNYQTADGRDRTWNIKSPTDLDPLYWENPYYVLNNSFATSQRERVYGNVSLGYDITDDLKVTGWARTDFYTDRRDDRIASGSIPQAMYEEEVRELKETNFEMLLQYNKQLSEDFSLGANFGANTRTNTFYRNKARTVGGLNVPNFFSTEASIDRPIVEDYYDERRVNSIYGSANVGFKDIIYLEGTIRNDWSSTLPAENNSYLYPSLTTSFVFSELLPTADFLSFGKIRAGWAQVGNDTDPYRLATIYRSENNYGDNPAFSVPNRLNNADLRPEITTSYEIGLDLRFFQGRLGMDVTYYDNQSTDQILPLDVSATSGFADAIVNAGLVTNKGWEVMLTGTPVETASGFRWDVSVNWAKNENRVVELAEGQTNYLIGTYGLSVNAREGQPYGVMVSSGYATTDDGQRIISANGLYVQEQDKVVGNVLPDWVGGVSNSFSFKGINLSALIDFRKGGDIYSVTNRYGLYSGLLEETVGNNDKGFPMRDPVADGGGIMPIGVVNTGTAEAPVYEPNTQYIEAQNYFSQSSLREQFVYDGSFIKFRELRAGYTFPKSLYENIPVQSISIAFVGRNLAVLHKNIPHVDPEAALGSGNIQGFENGQLPSLRSLGFDINIKL, via the coding sequence ATGAGAATGAATTTTACCAAGCTCTCATTGGCTGGCAACATGACTATTCTGCGCTTTGTCGTAGGCTGCCTGCTAATGACCATTTTTAGTTATTCTAATGTGATGGCTCAGAGCCGTACTTTAGAAGGAACGGTTACCTCTGTGGAAGACGGTGGTCCCCTGCCGGGTGTAAACGTAATTGTCAAAGGCAGTACCATAGGTACCGTCACGGATATTGAAGGTAAGTATAGCCTCAACCTCCCCCAGGCAGCTGAAACGATACTTTTCACTTTTATAGGTCTTAAAGAACAGGAAGTGGCGATCAACGGACGCTCAGTGATTGATGTGGCCATGACAGAAGATGTCAGTCAACTTTCTGAAGTAGTAGTGACTGCTCTGGGGGTGGAAAGGGAAGAACGCTCCCTTGGCTATGCCGTGCAGGAAGTTAAAGGAGAAGAGTTCTCAGAAGCCCGTGAAACCAACGTAGTGAACTCACTGGCCGGTAGGGTAGCCGGGGTACAGGTAACTGGAGCATCCGGTAACCTGGGAGGATCTTCCCGTATAATCCTTCGGGGTATTAATTCAATATCTGGAAATAACCAGCCTTTATTTGTGATTGATGGTACGCCTATTGATAACTCTAATTACAATACCTCAGGAACCGAGTTGGGTAGTGGTGGACGTGATTATGGGAATACCATACAGGATATCAACCCTGATGATATTGAGTCCATGTCAATACTTAAAGGACCCAGTGCGGCGGCACTTTATGGTTCAAGAGCCTCTAATGGTGTCATTCTGATCACCACCAAAAAAGGTAAAGCCCGCAAAGGAATCGGCGTAGAGCTTAGCACCAACCTGACTTTTAATACCCCTTATATCCTTCCTGATTTCCAGAATGAATACGGTGGAGGCTATAAGCAAACATTTGACGAATACGAAGGTGAGCCGGTGGTCAATTATGCCGCTGACGAAAGCTGGGGGCCTCGTATGGATGGGCAACTGGTGCGCCAGTGGTACAGCTGGTATCCGGATGATCCTGACTTTGGCCAGATGACTCCTTTCCTGCCTCATCCTGACAATATCAGGGACTTTTATGAAACAGGAAAAACCTTTACCAATAGTGTAGCCCTTTCCGGGGGTAATGAGACTACCCTCTTCCGTTTATCTTATACCAATACCGACCAGACAGGTACCCTGCCCAACAGTTCATTGGTGAGGAATAATCTGGGTTTTAACGGAAGCACCAAACTTAGTGAAAGGTTTACTGCCTCTACCTCAATTAATTATGCACGCAACCGGGTGGATGGGGTGCCGGGAACAGGTTATGGAGCAGATGCCGGTAACGTAGTGACTTCGTTCAACGAATGGTATCAGCGTCAGCTGGATACGGAGAAGCTCAAAAATTATCAGACAGCAGACGGAAGAGACCGTACCTGGAACATCAAGAGTCCTACCGACTTAGATCCCTTATACTGGGAAAATCCTTACTATGTGCTTAACAACAGTTTTGCTACCAGCCAGCGTGAGCGGGTATATGGTAATGTGTCTTTGGGTTATGACATCACAGATGATTTGAAAGTAACCGGATGGGCAAGAACAGACTTCTACACCGACCGTCGCGATGACAGGATTGCCAGCGGTTCTATTCCTCAGGCCATGTATGAAGAAGAAGTGCGCGAGTTAAAAGAGACCAACTTTGAAATGTTGCTGCAATACAATAAGCAACTTAGCGAAGACTTCTCTTTAGGCGCTAATTTCGGAGCAAATACCAGAACCAATACTTTCTACCGCAACAAGGCCAGAACCGTGGGTGGTTTGAATGTTCCTAATTTCTTCAGCACTGAAGCTTCCATTGACCGCCCTATCGTAGAAGATTATTACGATGAGAGAAGAGTCAATAGTATTTATGGTAGTGCTAACGTAGGCTTCAAAGACATTATTTATCTGGAAGGTACCATACGTAACGACTGGTCTTCTACGCTCCCCGCAGAAAACAACTCTTACCTGTACCCTTCGCTTACCACCAGTTTTGTGTTTTCTGAACTTCTTCCCACTGCTGATTTCCTAAGCTTTGGTAAAATACGTGCAGGTTGGGCGCAGGTGGGTAATGATACCGATCCTTATCGTCTGGCTACCATTTATCGTTCTGAAAACAACTATGGTGATAATCCGGCATTCTCAGTGCCTAACCGTCTGAATAATGCTGACTTAAGACCTGAAATCACTACTTCTTATGAAATAGGACTGGACTTGCGTTTCTTCCAGGGCCGTCTGGGTATGGATGTGACTTATTATGACAACCAGAGTACCGACCAGATTCTTCCTTTGGATGTATCCGCTACCAGTGGTTTTGCGGATGCCATTGTCAATGCTGGTTTAGTAACTAATAAAGGTTGGGAAGTCATGCTGACAGGTACCCCTGTAGAAACTGCCAGTGGGTTTCGCTGGGATGTGTCGGTAAACTGGGCGAAAAATGAAAACAGGGTAGTAGAATTAGCCGAAGGCCAAACCAATTATTTAATCGGTACCTATGGACTTTCTGTCAACGCCAGAGAAGGACAGCCCTACGGGGTCATGGTTTCTTCCGGCTATGCGACTACCGACGACGGACAACGTATCATCAGTGCTAATGGTCTTTATGTGCAGGAGCAGGACAAAGTCGTAGGCAACGTACTTCCTGACTGGGTGGGAGGTGTTTCTAACAGCTTTAGTTTCAAAGGGATTAACCTGAGTGCTTTAATTGACTTCCGCAAAGGGGGAGATATCTACTCGGTGACTAACCGCTACGGATTGTACTCCGGCTTGCTGGAAGAAACGGTAGGAAACAATGACAAAGGATTTCCTATGCGTGACCCGGTGGCTGATGGTGGCGGAATAATGCCGATAGGTGTAGTCAATACCGGTACTGCTGAAGCCCCTGTTTACGAACCTAATACACAGTATATTGAAGCGCAGAATTACTTTTCTCAGTCCAGCCTTCGTGAGCAGTTTGTGTATGACGGAAGTTTTATCAAGTTCAGAGAACTGCGTGCCGGTTATACTTTCCCTAAGAGCTTGTATGAGAACATTCCTGTGCAGTCTATCTCTATCGCTTTCGTAGGACGTAATCTGGCCGTACTTCACAAAAACATCCCCCATGTAGATCCTGAAGCAGCTTTGGGCTCTGGTAATATCCAGGGATTTGAAAACGGTCAGTTGCCTAGTTTAAGGTCTCTAGGATTTGATATCAATATCAAGCTTTAA
- a CDS encoding SusD/RagB family nutrient-binding outer membrane lipoprotein — protein sequence MKNTKIYLLAVSMLMAGACTEDFESINTNPNSPTEVPPSYLLTHAERGLREIFNTSGLLYAQMWSETQYTNTSRYDVEPLDFSEYYRGTQLATETSNGGLYDLQEIIRLNTDEETREAVSAFGSNNNQIAVARILKAWTYHRLTDIWGDIPYSEALKGRENFLPSYDAQSDIYADLITELDEATAQIEEGAAGVEGDAIYSGDMAKWKLFAQSLKLRIGIRMSDVAPDAAQAAITSALSQGVFTSNADNAYFQNLSDAANDNQYYEHFLTRTDYAISNVMDEYMSAISDPRLNIYASPTGGSLEAFTADRSAELVVEGMPYGVNQATAGSITNNSISFPSAVVRSATSPSLIMTYPEVLFIQAEAAARGWIGGDAATLYEQAITASMEFWNDQSMSTDYAAIYGVSGIESSFDVAITAEEIATYLQQPAVAFTQANALQQIAEQKWVALYMQGLEAWSEWRRTGYPELQRAPDAFDGREIPRRRGYGQIEFDLNQTNYEAAVARQGPNTMSTRLWWDQ from the coding sequence ATGAAAAATACAAAAATATATCTTCTGGCAGTTAGCATGCTGATGGCAGGAGCCTGTACTGAGGATTTTGAGAGCATCAATACCAACCCTAACTCTCCTACAGAAGTACCTCCTTCTTATCTCTTGACCCACGCAGAGCGGGGATTGAGAGAAATTTTCAACACTTCCGGTTTACTGTATGCTCAAATGTGGTCTGAAACCCAGTACACCAATACCAGCCGTTATGATGTAGAACCTCTGGACTTTAGTGAGTACTACAGAGGCACACAACTGGCTACTGAGACAAGTAATGGAGGTTTATACGATTTGCAGGAAATCATTCGGCTCAACACCGATGAAGAGACGAGAGAGGCGGTATCTGCTTTCGGTAGTAATAACAACCAGATTGCGGTAGCCCGTATTCTGAAAGCCTGGACCTATCATCGCCTTACCGATATCTGGGGTGATATTCCTTACTCTGAAGCTCTTAAGGGAAGAGAGAATTTTTTACCCAGCTACGATGCCCAATCGGATATCTATGCTGATCTGATTACCGAGTTGGATGAAGCTACTGCCCAGATTGAAGAAGGCGCTGCCGGGGTAGAAGGCGATGCAATCTACAGCGGTGATATGGCTAAGTGGAAGCTTTTTGCCCAGTCGCTTAAGTTAAGGATTGGTATCCGTATGTCTGATGTAGCTCCTGATGCCGCACAAGCGGCCATCACCAGCGCATTAAGTCAGGGGGTATTTACCAGCAATGCAGACAATGCATACTTTCAGAACCTCTCAGACGCTGCGAATGATAACCAGTATTATGAGCATTTCCTTACCAGAACGGATTATGCGATCAGCAACGTCATGGATGAGTATATGTCAGCCATCAGCGATCCCCGTCTGAATATCTACGCCAGCCCTACCGGTGGTTCACTGGAAGCCTTTACTGCTGACAGAAGTGCTGAATTAGTAGTGGAAGGGATGCCTTATGGTGTTAACCAGGCAACTGCCGGAAGCATCACCAACAATTCAATTTCATTCCCCAGTGCCGTAGTAAGGTCAGCTACCTCTCCCAGCCTGATCATGACTTATCCTGAAGTGTTGTTCATTCAGGCAGAAGCTGCTGCAAGAGGATGGATTGGCGGAGATGCTGCCACTTTATACGAGCAGGCCATTACGGCTTCTATGGAATTCTGGAATGATCAATCTATGTCTACGGATTATGCCGCAATTTATGGCGTATCAGGCATTGAAAGCAGCTTTGATGTAGCCATCACCGCAGAAGAGATCGCAACCTATCTACAGCAGCCTGCTGTTGCTTTTACGCAGGCCAATGCGCTACAGCAAATTGCCGAGCAGAAGTGGGTTGCGCTGTATATGCAGGGTTTGGAAGCCTGGTCTGAGTGGAGACGTACCGGATACCCTGAATTGCAGCGTGCTCCTGATGCTTTTGATGGTAGGGAGATACCTCGTCGCAGAGGCTATGGCCAGATTGAGTTTGATCTGAATCAGACGAATTATGAAGCAGCGGTTGCCCGTCAGGGTCCTAATACCATGAGTACCCGTTTGTGGTGGGACCAGTAG
- a CDS encoding SusD/RagB family nutrient-binding outer membrane lipoprotein — protein sequence MKNIIYSTKVWILAGLILVMSACEDFEEMNTDPNQPPVVPTSALLSSAQKQLMDHIWDEWHNGRFGMHYAQYWSANEYTDESRYQLRQAINNNYWLYYYAGRDALMDGETNGGGLQDLQEIIRLNENDPESFVSYGDTQNQIAVAKIMKAWMFQIITDIWGDVPYAEALQGSDQVAPAYTPQSEIYADLLDELTEANDLINLDAPGFTAGDLIYGGDMAKWQKFANALKMRVAIRMADVEPAAANAAINEALAAGAFESNEDNALLNYAASAPNNNPLNQDRKTRADFAVSEPLIDLMETYNDPRINYYAAPNANGEFVGLTYGLTQAEAGAIANSAVSQPSQLVLAPDAPGVFMDYAEVQFILAEAVARGFIGGSAENYYNQGIAASMEYWSNRGSYIPDPEISVNAPLNLAPISTAEIQDYYTNQAPYDPANWRQSIGEQKWLALYMQGIQGWTEWRRLDFTGVLSPPAAGPLVGDGIPLRITYPIDEQNRNRSSYEAAVSRQGADVLGTPMWWDVN from the coding sequence ATGAAAAATATAATATATAGTACAAAAGTATGGATACTGGCTGGGCTGATTCTGGTAATGAGTGCCTGTGAGGACTTTGAAGAAATGAATACCGACCCTAATCAACCACCGGTAGTACCGACGTCGGCTTTGTTATCTTCTGCCCAGAAACAACTCATGGACCATATCTGGGATGAGTGGCACAATGGTCGTTTTGGCATGCACTACGCGCAGTATTGGTCAGCCAATGAATACACTGACGAAAGCAGATACCAATTGAGGCAAGCTATCAATAATAATTACTGGCTGTATTATTATGCCGGTAGAGATGCACTCATGGATGGAGAAACGAATGGCGGGGGACTTCAGGATTTACAGGAAATCATTCGTCTGAATGAAAATGATCCTGAGAGCTTTGTTTCTTATGGCGATACACAAAACCAGATTGCGGTAGCCAAAATCATGAAAGCCTGGATGTTTCAGATCATCACCGATATTTGGGGTGATGTACCCTATGCAGAAGCGTTGCAAGGCTCAGATCAGGTAGCTCCGGCTTATACACCTCAGTCTGAAATTTATGCAGACTTGCTGGATGAATTAACTGAAGCCAACGATCTCATTAATCTGGATGCACCGGGTTTTACAGCTGGAGACCTGATCTACGGCGGTGATATGGCGAAGTGGCAAAAGTTTGCCAACGCTCTGAAAATGAGGGTAGCGATCAGAATGGCGGATGTAGAACCTGCTGCGGCAAATGCAGCCATCAATGAAGCCTTGGCAGCCGGAGCCTTTGAAAGCAATGAAGATAACGCACTCCTGAACTATGCTGCTTCAGCACCCAATAATAATCCACTTAATCAGGATCGCAAGACCAGAGCGGATTTTGCGGTAAGCGAGCCTCTCATTGATCTGATGGAAACCTATAATGATCCAAGAATAAACTATTATGCAGCCCCCAATGCGAATGGAGAGTTTGTAGGGCTTACCTATGGACTGACCCAGGCTGAGGCAGGAGCTATCGCGAATAGTGCTGTATCTCAACCAAGCCAGTTGGTACTGGCTCCTGATGCTCCCGGAGTATTTATGGACTATGCTGAAGTTCAGTTTATATTGGCAGAGGCAGTAGCCAGAGGCTTTATTGGAGGCAGTGCTGAAAATTATTATAACCAAGGGATTGCTGCCTCTATGGAGTATTGGTCAAACAGAGGAAGTTATATACCAGATCCTGAAATTTCTGTAAACGCTCCGCTTAATTTGGCTCCTATTAGTACAGCAGAGATCCAGGATTACTACACTAACCAGGCTCCTTATGATCCTGCAAACTGGAGACAATCCATTGGTGAGCAAAAATGGCTCGCTTTGTATATGCAGGGAATTCAGGGATGGACCGAATGGAGGAGACTTGATTTTACAGGAGTGCTTTCACCACCTGCAGCGGGACCACTGGTAGGAGATGGTATTCCTTTGAGGATAACTTATCCCATAGACGAGCAAAACCGCAACAGGTCAAGTTATGAAGCAGCAGTAAGCAGGCAGGGAGCTGACGTATTGGGTACACCTATGTGGTGGGATGTCAACTAA
- a CDS encoding RagB/SusD family nutrient uptake outer membrane protein, whose translation MKRIYMLILSCTLTVVSCDDNLDEIIPEQSLSEELAFANYNNANGVLIGTYDLMQDLHVFGSQPQFISDFITDNVNFTGSFPSLQDFNNYSINSSNSTVDEVWRDAYEVILGTNAIIANAPLIEDASDEQKLALEGEARFVRAMTYFLIANLYSQPYVVSQGSNLSVPLYLEPFTGEIINLPRNTLAEVYGQIEEDLLFAEENLPPTATQGFASSYSAAALLSRLYLYMEDWAAAAEYADIAISSPDYALSSNISFYNTISSEIIFSVENNATDPQSDSDAETSSGSWDSYYTGRDQGGRGDGEFSPDLAALFAEQPEDLRGTFTVTDVNFSGEPAVYTLKYDNGNDNSSDYAAIRVAEMMLNRAEALVELNGVDEEAIGLVNDIRSRAGLTTSWTTADFASATDLLEAIYTERRKELAFEGHRRMDLLRTGKPLRTAAPPSVAIPNAGVGVVAGDPEAIWPIPQSQININPLLEPNP comes from the coding sequence ATGAAAAGAATATATATGCTTATTTTATCGTGCACATTAACTGTTGTGTCATGTGACGATAACTTAGATGAAATCATACCGGAGCAATCCTTATCTGAAGAGCTCGCTTTTGCTAACTACAACAATGCCAATGGAGTATTGATTGGTACTTATGACCTGATGCAGGATTTGCATGTATTTGGAAGCCAGCCACAGTTTATTTCAGATTTTATTACTGATAATGTAAACTTTACTGGCTCGTTTCCTTCACTTCAGGATTTTAATAACTATTCAATTAATAGTAGCAACAGTACGGTAGATGAAGTATGGAGAGATGCCTATGAGGTGATATTAGGTACCAATGCCATCATTGCCAATGCTCCTCTTATTGAGGATGCTAGTGATGAACAAAAGTTGGCTCTGGAAGGTGAAGCCAGGTTTGTAAGAGCAATGACTTACTTTTTGATTGCCAACTTATATTCTCAGCCCTATGTGGTTAGCCAGGGATCAAATTTGAGTGTTCCTCTCTATTTGGAGCCTTTTACAGGAGAAATAATTAACCTGCCCAGAAATACACTGGCTGAAGTGTATGGTCAAATTGAAGAGGATCTGCTATTTGCTGAGGAAAATTTACCCCCTACGGCTACCCAGGGCTTTGCTTCCTCTTATAGCGCAGCTGCTCTTTTGTCCAGATTATACCTGTATATGGAAGATTGGGCCGCAGCAGCGGAGTATGCCGATATAGCGATTTCATCTCCTGACTATGCTTTGAGCAGTAATATATCGTTTTACAACACAATTAGCAGTGAGATCATTTTCTCTGTTGAGAATAATGCTACGGACCCTCAAAGTGATAGTGATGCGGAAACCAGCAGCGGCTCCTGGGATAGCTATTATACAGGAAGAGATCAGGGAGGTAGAGGTGATGGAGAATTCTCCCCGGATTTAGCAGCTCTTTTTGCAGAGCAACCTGAGGACTTGAGGGGAACTTTTACGGTTACTGACGTGAATTTTAGTGGAGAGCCTGCAGTGTATACATTAAAATATGACAATGGCAACGATAATTCAAGCGATTATGCTGCCATCAGAGTGGCAGAAATGATGCTGAACAGAGCAGAAGCATTAGTAGAGTTGAATGGGGTAGATGAAGAAGCTATTGGTTTGGTCAATGACATTCGGAGTAGGGCTGGGTTGACTACATCCTGGACCACAGCAGATTTTGCTTCTGCTACAGACTTGCTTGAAGCTATATATACCGAGCGACGTAAAGAACTTGCTTTTGAAGGACATCGGAGAATGGATTTGTTGAGGACGGGTAAACCCTTAAGAACGGCTGCCCCTCCAAGTGTTGCCATTCCAAATGCAGGTGTTGGCGTTGTAGCTGGAGATCCTGAAGCTATTTGGCCTATTCCTCAGTCTCAGATCAATATCAATCCGTTGCTTGAACCTAATCCATAA
- a CDS encoding SusC/RagA family TonB-linked outer membrane protein produces the protein MSVNTTNYLPLGSSSLFRRGICSLAIILFCFTAVQAQTRTVSGKVSSAESGESLPGVNVIVKGTTVGTVTDVHGNYRLNVPQDSETLVFSFIGLTEQEISINGRSAIDVEMIEDARQLSEVVVQAYGASSDALNTQQTETVDAESFENFPILSPQEALQGQAAGVQSTSSSGIIGSAQSVRVRGITSFTSGNSPLYVIDGVPLNDASGTGTDAYSSGSGAAPLNPLINLNPNDIESMTVLKDAAATSLYGSRGANGVILITTKKGKAGEKTQINFDYFTGINEPTVEKEVLNFGQYAQLREDLGIDPSTFPASGTDWVDIVRQTGKLSSYSLNASGGSEKTTFYIGGTYFTSESYVIGNEVDKLNGRLNLTHQATDFLKIGANFATSNLKNDRISADNSTYSPWTLQYLNTPFANAYDAEGNLQQAGFNNPLLLEDGAFRFDLTSRRNTGNAYAEFAILEGLTFKTDWGMDYVQMEEEVREADVLTPGGYGSKEIVQDSKWLTTNTLNYIKPIGMHTINVLLGQSYEESIRDNILVEANGFISDDLPNTGSGSEPVTASSTGTGWAISSLFARLNYNFADRYILEGNFRRDGSSRFGADKRYGNFGAVSASWLISEEGFFPQNDVVNFLKLSSSYGSSGNDRIDNFGALGLYGAVNYNGLPGLYYSQPANPILTWETTNQFDVNVNAHFLDSRIRVDASYWNKSTEGILLDVPLPYTTGFPSRTQNFGEMENRGIDLSISGDILNKNDLRWTAVFNVGLLHNEVTGLPETAQVDPEGNLYVPIASFTDEARATQGKSANEFYLKEYIGINPQTGDAEWVGEDGNPTTDYNAAPYMYAGSALPKATGGFTNNISYKGLSLNVFFNFVRGGKVYLADNEFAENIASSGAFNNTTRVLDSWTSDNTNAFAPAYSSATMSFWDNESTRHLFDADYIRLKNITLSYQLPTSLLENTNILRAARVYVMGQNLATFASDVHDNGSDPEVNNSGTTAGSMSGESFFTSPNAKQITVGVSLGF, from the coding sequence ATGAGTGTAAACACTACAAACTATTTACCTCTGGGCAGCTCTTCCTTGTTTAGGCGGGGAATATGCAGCTTGGCGATCATTTTGTTCTGCTTTACCGCTGTGCAAGCCCAAACTCGCACGGTATCAGGTAAAGTGAGTTCCGCAGAAAGTGGAGAAAGTCTTCCGGGTGTTAATGTCATTGTAAAAGGAACTACTGTAGGAACAGTCACTGATGTGCATGGAAATTACAGGCTCAACGTTCCTCAGGATTCAGAAACACTGGTCTTCTCTTTTATTGGCTTGACAGAACAGGAAATTTCTATCAACGGACGTTCTGCAATTGATGTGGAAATGATAGAAGATGCAAGGCAATTGAGCGAGGTTGTTGTGCAGGCGTATGGTGCATCTTCCGATGCATTAAATACGCAGCAAACTGAAACAGTTGACGCTGAATCTTTTGAGAACTTTCCCATATTATCTCCACAGGAAGCCTTGCAGGGACAGGCGGCTGGGGTGCAGTCCACCTCATCATCAGGTATTATTGGGTCGGCTCAATCAGTTAGAGTTAGAGGTATTACCTCTTTTACTTCAGGAAACAGCCCTCTTTATGTAATAGATGGAGTACCACTAAATGATGCATCAGGTACTGGTACTGATGCATACTCTAGTGGTTCAGGGGCTGCTCCTCTTAATCCATTAATCAACTTGAACCCCAATGACATAGAGAGCATGACTGTTTTAAAAGATGCTGCTGCCACATCTCTATATGGTTCAAGAGGAGCTAATGGAGTAATACTAATTACAACTAAAAAAGGTAAGGCAGGTGAAAAAACTCAAATTAATTTTGACTATTTCACGGGTATTAACGAGCCTACTGTTGAAAAAGAAGTTTTAAACTTTGGACAATACGCTCAATTGAGAGAGGATTTAGGCATTGATCCTAGTACTTTTCCGGCAAGTGGAACCGATTGGGTAGACATTGTACGCCAAACAGGAAAATTAAGTTCATATTCACTTAATGCAAGCGGTGGTAGTGAAAAAACCACATTCTATATAGGAGGAACTTATTTCACCAGTGAATCTTATGTAATAGGAAATGAGGTTGATAAATTGAATGGTAGATTGAATCTGACACATCAGGCTACCGATTTTTTAAAGATAGGGGCAAACTTTGCAACCTCCAATCTTAAAAATGACCGTATTTCAGCAGATAACTCTACATACTCTCCCTGGACACTCCAATATCTGAATACTCCTTTTGCCAATGCGTACGATGCAGAAGGTAATCTTCAACAAGCAGGATTTAACAATCCATTACTGTTAGAAGATGGCGCTTTCAGATTTGACTTGACTTCCAGAAGAAATACAGGAAATGCTTATGCTGAATTTGCAATCTTAGAAGGGCTCACATTCAAGACAGACTGGGGTATGGACTATGTCCAGATGGAAGAAGAAGTTCGTGAAGCTGATGTGCTAACTCCAGGTGGTTATGGATCTAAGGAAATCGTTCAGGATAGCAAATGGTTAACTACCAATACCCTGAACTATATTAAGCCTATTGGCATGCATACCATCAACGTACTGCTTGGTCAGAGTTATGAAGAATCTATAAGAGATAATATCTTAGTGGAAGCCAATGGATTTATTTCTGATGACTTGCCTAATACGGGGTCTGGCTCTGAACCTGTTACTGCTTCTAGTACTGGAACCGGTTGGGCTATATCGTCATTATTTGCAAGGTTAAATTATAACTTTGCCGATAGATATATTCTTGAAGGTAATTTTAGACGGGATGGCTCTTCCAGGTTTGGTGCTGACAAAAGATACGGAAACTTTGGTGCTGTTTCTGCGTCATGGTTGATCAGCGAAGAAGGATTCTTTCCTCAAAATGATGTGGTGAACTTCCTTAAACTGTCATCCAGTTACGGCTCAAGTGGAAATGACAGGATTGACAACTTTGGAGCGCTTGGACTTTACGGGGCAGTTAATTATAATGGTTTACCAGGTTTATATTACTCACAGCCTGCAAATCCTATCTTAACCTGGGAAACTACCAATCAATTTGATGTCAATGTCAATGCCCATTTTCTGGATAGCAGAATACGAGTTGATGCGAGTTATTGGAATAAAAGCACAGAAGGTATTCTTCTTGATGTTCCTCTGCCCTATACTACCGGATTTCCTAGCCGGACTCAGAACTTTGGTGAAATGGAAAACAGAGGGATTGATTTGTCTATCTCAGGAGACATTCTAAATAAAAATGATCTTAGGTGGACTGCAGTATTCAATGTTGGTTTGCTACACAATGAAGTAACCGGACTGCCTGAGACTGCTCAGGTAGACCCTGAGGGTAACTTATATGTACCCATCGCATCATTTACAGATGAGGCAAGAGCCACACAAGGCAAATCTGCCAATGAGTTTTACCTGAAGGAGTATATTGGTATCAATCCACAGACAGGTGATGCAGAATGGGTAGGGGAAGATGGTAATCCTACTACTGATTATAATGCAGCGCCTTATATGTATGCTGGTTCAGCGCTGCCAAAAGCTACAGGAGGTTTTACCAATAACATTTCATACAAAGGCCTGTCTTTAAATGTATTTTTCAACTTTGTAAGGGGTGGAAAAGTATATCTTGCGGATAATGAATTTGCCGAAAACATTGCTTCAAGCGGCGCTTTTAATAATACCACTCGTGTATTAGATTCATGGACATCTGATAATACTAATGCTTTTGCACCAGCCTACTCCAGTGCTACGATGTCGTTCTGGGACAATGAATCTACAAGGCATTTGTTTGATGCAGATTATATCAGGTTAAAGAATATTACACTTTCATACCAACTTCCGACATCCCTACTGGAAAATACGAATATTTTACGTGCAGCAAGAGTGTATGTGATGGGGCAAAACCTGGCCACATTTGCCAGTGATGTGCATGACAATGGCTCTGATCCCGAAGTGAATAATTCAGGTACGACTGCTGGTAGCATGTCTGGAGAAAGTTTTTTCACTTCGCCCAATGCTAAACAAATCACAGTAGGTGTATCACTTGGTTTTTAA